The Serratia rhizosphaerae genome has a segment encoding these proteins:
- a CDS encoding type IV secretion protein Rhs — translation MENGHVNKEGSLRRLTLGEIAMARRVFGDSIIYSRVWVHCESYLPFGLQNKNVAMAPNGELWLRKDLYRHDFSVNTVIIEDKHLFIHELGHVWQHQHGQWVRMRGLFSWAAEYHYRLDRKKLTDYPLEQQASILADYWLLLVYGIDRWRYYQKTKPIVKYRGTDHLREIPSLYKKIVTGKG, via the coding sequence ATGGAAAATGGACATGTAAACAAGGAAGGTTCACTGAGACGTTTGACTTTAGGTGAAATAGCGATGGCTCGCCGTGTATTTGGTGATTCTATTATATATAGCCGCGTATGGGTACATTGTGAAAGTTATCTTCCATTTGGACTACAGAATAAAAATGTAGCAATGGCTCCGAATGGAGAGCTTTGGCTTAGAAAGGATCTATATCGACACGATTTTTCTGTTAATACTGTCATTATTGAAGATAAACATTTATTTATTCATGAACTAGGGCATGTATGGCAACACCAGCATGGTCAATGGGTAAGAATGAGAGGTTTGTTCAGTTGGGCTGCAGAGTATCATTATCGGTTGGACAGAAAAAAACTCACTGATTATCCGCTTGAGCAACAAGCTTCTATCTTGGCTGATTATTGGTTATTGTTGGTCTATGGTATTGATAGATGGCGTTACTATCAGAAAACAAAGCCAATTGTTAAATACAGGGGAACAGATCATTTGCGGGAAATTCCTTCCCTTTATAAGAAAATTGTTACAGGTAAAGGATAA
- a CDS encoding contact-dependent growth inhibition system immunity protein, whose amino-acid sequence MQNFYHLDQLIQGYFNQDADLINEDEDSIEGIIALFKQTASDEVLKELADEVDAFLNSHQDRLEEAFTQRYGFDFSPQLWETTAHDFLLTVRTMALGQTAMH is encoded by the coding sequence ATGCAAAACTTTTATCACCTTGACCAGCTGATCCAGGGCTACTTCAACCAAGACGCCGACCTCATCAACGAGGATGAAGACTCTATCGAAGGGATTATCGCCCTGTTCAAGCAGACGGCGTCTGACGAAGTGCTGAAAGAGTTGGCGGATGAGGTTGATGCTTTCCTGAATAGCCATCAGGATCGACTCGAGGAAGCGTTTACGCAGCGCTATGGTTTTGATTTTTCGCCGCAGCTGTGGGAGACAACGGCGCACGATTTTCTGCTAACGGTGCGCACCATGGCCCTTGGCCAAACAGCAATGCACTAA
- the qhpR gene encoding AraC-like transcriptional regulator QhpR has product MTMMQSDSALSALSGAVGGHRGVLSAAATGLSDFIGSQGGDVDRIFGISGIDPENLSCPTLSLDLVSYCRVMEEAAHLAVCDNFGLYYGQQFRPQSLGLIGYIGLCSATLEQALRNLVSAFPFHQHNTLIQLTERHDSWQLDYQVRHGAILSRRQDAELTLGMFLNLIRRAAGKHWAPREVHFEHPRPEQWHEHCKVFDAPVYFEQPFNSMIINKADVARKMPDHDPMLLLVMQDAIRRLSADPVSQCCVHLTRTGIQLQLVNGEPSLEAVAEKQGLSAWSLQRRLREENTSFSAQVDQVRKEMAIHYLRQQHLSVSEMALLLGYSEVSAFSRAFRRWFGCSPRYYRQSRTG; this is encoded by the coding sequence ATGACCATGATGCAATCAGACAGTGCGTTGTCTGCGCTCTCCGGCGCAGTGGGTGGGCACCGCGGTGTGTTGTCGGCGGCCGCAACGGGGCTTAGTGATTTCATCGGTTCCCAGGGAGGGGACGTTGACCGAATTTTCGGTATCAGCGGTATTGATCCCGAGAACCTCTCCTGCCCAACCCTGAGTCTGGATCTGGTGAGCTATTGCCGGGTGATGGAGGAGGCGGCCCATCTGGCCGTTTGTGATAATTTCGGGCTTTATTACGGCCAGCAGTTCCGGCCGCAGTCATTAGGGCTTATCGGCTATATTGGCCTGTGCTCGGCCACTCTCGAGCAGGCGCTGCGCAATCTGGTCAGCGCCTTTCCGTTTCATCAGCACAACACGCTGATTCAACTGACCGAACGTCATGACAGCTGGCAGTTGGACTATCAGGTACGCCACGGGGCGATCCTCTCCCGGCGCCAAGATGCTGAGCTTACGCTGGGCATGTTTCTGAACCTTATCCGCCGCGCGGCAGGCAAGCACTGGGCGCCCAGAGAAGTGCATTTTGAACATCCCCGCCCTGAGCAGTGGCACGAGCACTGTAAGGTATTTGACGCCCCGGTTTATTTTGAGCAGCCGTTTAACTCCATGATCATTAATAAAGCCGACGTTGCGCGCAAAATGCCCGACCACGATCCGATGCTGCTGCTGGTCATGCAGGATGCGATCCGGCGTCTGAGCGCGGATCCGGTTAGCCAGTGCTGCGTTCACCTGACCCGGACCGGCATCCAGCTGCAGCTGGTCAATGGCGAACCGTCGCTTGAGGCGGTTGCTGAAAAGCAGGGGCTTTCCGCCTGGTCTTTGCAGCGGCGCCTGCGTGAGGAAAATACCAGCTTCAGCGCGCAGGTTGATCAGGTGCGTAAAGAGATGGCAATCCACTACCTGCGGCAGCAGCATCTTTCCGTTTCGGAAATGGCGCTGTTGCTGGGGTATTCCGAGGTGAGCGCCTTTTCGCGGGCATTTCGCCGCTGGTTTGGCTGTAGCCCCCGCTACTACCGCCAGTCCAGGACGGGTTAG
- a CDS encoding putative T6SS immunity periplasmic lipoprotein: protein MMKYCALAVLVFLLTGCPGPADRAVPRIPASVVVKDNSICPLSPMRAGEQITALQIYSDAGDKLIKLLDDAPVYAPQDGCLPLFGYAFLPGKNYVVAYDVAALNQAESHLIVAEFSVSSDLNGKISVGD, encoded by the coding sequence ATGATGAAATACTGTGCGCTAGCGGTTCTAGTTTTTCTGCTTACAGGCTGTCCCGGCCCTGCGGACAGAGCTGTACCCCGTATCCCCGCTTCCGTCGTTGTGAAGGACAACAGCATTTGCCCACTGTCGCCCATGCGGGCTGGCGAGCAGATAACCGCGCTGCAAATCTACAGCGATGCGGGTGATAAGTTGATTAAGCTGCTGGATGATGCCCCTGTCTATGCCCCACAAGACGGCTGTCTGCCACTATTTGGCTATGCATTTCTTCCCGGGAAAAATTACGTCGTCGCCTATGACGTGGCGGCCTTGAATCAGGCGGAGTCGCATTTGATTGTCGCTGAATTTTCTGTTTCCTCCGATCTCAACGGCAAGATTAGCGTTGGCGATTGA
- a CDS encoding putative T6SS immunity periplasmic lipoprotein: MDPVTLTLPAQAAVVDNRVCITVPAEEGEKVFSAQFGSDAGQEMYKTFGDADTQLKAVKGACLPTFGFAFQPDNTYAVYYRLEKNPTEKGRLFAARFSLTQDNNGRLQIVQYQR, translated from the coding sequence ATGGATCCGGTAACGCTTACGCTGCCGGCGCAGGCTGCGGTGGTGGATAACCGGGTCTGCATCACCGTTCCGGCCGAAGAGGGGGAGAAGGTGTTCTCCGCCCAGTTTGGCAGCGATGCGGGGCAGGAGATGTATAAAACCTTTGGTGATGCGGATACGCAGCTCAAAGCGGTAAAGGGCGCATGCCTGCCCACCTTTGGTTTTGCGTTCCAGCCTGATAATACCTATGCCGTTTACTACCGTCTGGAAAAGAACCCCACGGAAAAAGGGCGGCTGTTTGCGGCACGCTTCTCCCTGACGCAAGATAACAACGGCAGGCTGCAAATAGTGCAGTACCAGAGATGA
- a CDS encoding phosphorothioated DNA-binding restriction endonuclease, translating to MTTFAALQSAISNVSVWRQGDVCAPHKPLLLLYVLSQYKAGHSRLFNYGREIHEPLTRLLKEFGPKRCTDYPNMPFWRLRTDGFWEIANAESCKPRKGNTQPTKKELIDNQVAGGFDEAHYRRLQEHPQEIDKLAQQILTDRFPESVQRILANQLGFDFIDRSNNRDPRFREIVLRAYHSRCAFCGYDLRLDGALVGIEAAHIHWKVYGGPCVVSNGIALCSLHHSAFDMGAFGLDEDMTIRISGGVSRSPVVDQLFWQKNQQRLLLPHDKALWPAEQYVGWHRKQIFKA from the coding sequence ATGACAACATTTGCAGCATTACAATCGGCCATCTCTAACGTTTCGGTATGGCGTCAGGGCGACGTGTGCGCGCCACATAAGCCCTTACTGCTGCTGTATGTGCTGTCGCAGTACAAAGCCGGTCATTCACGCCTGTTTAACTACGGCCGGGAGATCCATGAGCCGCTGACCCGGCTGCTGAAAGAGTTCGGCCCCAAGCGCTGTACCGACTACCCCAATATGCCCTTCTGGCGCCTGAGGACCGACGGGTTCTGGGAGATCGCCAACGCGGAGAGCTGTAAACCGCGCAAGGGGAACACTCAGCCCACCAAAAAGGAGCTGATTGATAACCAGGTTGCCGGCGGCTTTGATGAGGCGCACTACCGGCGGCTGCAGGAACATCCGCAGGAGATCGATAAGCTGGCGCAACAGATCCTGACCGATCGCTTCCCTGAAAGCGTCCAGCGCATTCTGGCCAATCAGCTGGGCTTTGATTTTATCGACCGTTCCAACAACCGCGATCCGCGCTTTCGGGAGATCGTACTGCGCGCCTACCACTCCCGCTGCGCCTTCTGTGGTTACGATCTGCGCCTGGACGGCGCACTGGTCGGCATCGAGGCCGCGCATATTCACTGGAAGGTGTACGGCGGTCCGTGCGTGGTCAGCAACGGGATAGCGCTGTGCTCGCTGCATCACTCCGCCTTTGATATGGGCGCGTTTGGGCTGGATGAAGATATGACGATCCGCATCTCCGGCGGCGTAAGCCGCAGCCCGGTGGTGGATCAGCTGTTCTGGCAGAAGAACCAACAGCGGCTGTTATTGCCTCACGACAAAGCGCTATGGCCTGCGGAGCAGTACGTCGGCTGGCACCGAAAGCAGATTTTTAAGGCTTGA
- a CDS encoding SLATT domain-containing protein — protein sequence MPKETSLRFLLEEIDKSIEIIKIKAKSNKRKLKFFFFISLLFSTTTTLILAFDFVGYEKTQKNIALIFSAALTLASGWTARFDYQKLWFRQKATLLSMYQLKNKVNYLKIKLDINQLEVDELFNEYKAIWEKDSHEWSNINREYIESKTNLSVYKNDGTTPQ from the coding sequence TTGCCAAAAGAAACTTCTTTGCGATTTTTATTAGAGGAAATAGATAAAAGTATTGAAATAATAAAAATCAAGGCTAAGAGTAATAAAAGAAAATTGAAGTTCTTTTTCTTTATATCTCTACTTTTCAGTACGACAACAACATTGATATTGGCCTTTGACTTTGTCGGATATGAGAAAACGCAAAAAAACATCGCGCTTATTTTTAGCGCTGCGCTTACATTGGCAAGTGGCTGGACTGCAAGATTTGATTATCAAAAATTATGGTTTAGACAAAAAGCCACATTATTATCGATGTATCAACTAAAAAACAAAGTTAATTATTTAAAAATAAAATTAGATATAAATCAACTTGAGGTAGATGAACTTTTTAATGAATATAAAGCTATTTGGGAAAAAGATAGTCATGAATGGAGTAATATCAATAGGGAATATATTGAAAGTAAAACCAATCTTTCAGTCTATAAAAATGATGGAACTACACCACAATGA
- the eat gene encoding ethanolamine permease — translation MKNTLKPTLGTLQLWGIAVGLVISGEYFGWSYGWGTAGTLGFLVTTLFIALMYTCFIFSFTELTTAIPQAGGPFAYSRRAFGDTGGLIAGIATLVEFVFAPPAIAMAIGAYLNVQYPELNPKLVAVCAYLIFMGLNIVGVSIAATFELLVTLLAVIELFVFMRVVAPGFSLANFVAHGWAGSDSFSAASVSGIFAAIPYAIWFFLAIEGAAMAAEEAKDPRRTIPRAYISGIITLVVLAVGVMVLAGGAGDWRTLSDINDPLPQAMKMLVGNDSRWMHMLVWIGLFGLIASFHGIIMGYSRQFYALARSGYLPPALAKLSRFQTPHRAILAGGVIGIAAIFSDGISLQGMSLTAAMITMAVFGAIVMYIMSMLSLFKLRRSEPGLLRSYTAPGYPFIPAIALCCAVVCLAAMLWFNPQIGALFLAFMVAGYLYFLTTHARRNALARTPAAATNE, via the coding sequence ATGAAAAATACACTTAAACCTACTCTCGGCACCCTGCAGCTGTGGGGAATTGCCGTCGGGCTGGTGATTTCCGGTGAGTATTTCGGCTGGAGTTATGGCTGGGGAACGGCAGGCACGCTGGGCTTTCTGGTCACCACCTTATTTATTGCCCTGATGTATACCTGCTTTATTTTTAGCTTTACCGAACTGACCACCGCGATCCCGCAAGCCGGCGGCCCCTTTGCCTATAGCCGCCGTGCATTTGGTGATACCGGCGGCCTGATTGCCGGTATCGCCACGCTGGTTGAGTTTGTCTTCGCCCCGCCGGCCATCGCCATGGCGATTGGCGCTTACCTGAATGTCCAGTACCCGGAGCTGAACCCCAAACTGGTCGCGGTCTGCGCCTACCTGATCTTTATGGGGCTGAATATTGTCGGCGTCAGCATCGCCGCCACCTTCGAACTGCTGGTTACGTTGCTGGCCGTCATCGAACTCTTTGTCTTTATGAGGGTTGTCGCGCCGGGCTTCAGCCTGGCTAACTTTGTCGCCCACGGCTGGGCAGGCAGCGACAGTTTCTCTGCCGCGTCAGTATCCGGTATTTTTGCCGCGATCCCTTACGCTATCTGGTTTTTCCTCGCGATCGAGGGGGCGGCAATGGCCGCCGAAGAGGCCAAGGACCCGCGCCGGACCATCCCCAGAGCCTATATCAGCGGCATCATCACGCTGGTTGTTCTGGCGGTGGGCGTGATGGTGCTGGCCGGCGGCGCCGGCGACTGGCGCACCCTGTCTGATATTAATGACCCGCTGCCGCAGGCGATGAAAATGCTGGTCGGCAACGATTCCCGCTGGATGCACATGCTGGTGTGGATCGGCCTGTTTGGCCTGATCGCCAGCTTCCACGGCATTATCATGGGCTATTCCCGCCAGTTCTATGCGCTGGCCCGCTCCGGTTATCTGCCCCCTGCGCTGGCTAAACTGTCGCGCTTTCAGACCCCTCACCGGGCGATACTTGCCGGCGGCGTCATTGGCATTGCGGCCATCTTCTCCGATGGCATCAGCCTGCAGGGCATGAGCCTGACCGCCGCGATGATCACCATGGCGGTGTTCGGCGCCATCGTGATGTACATCATGAGCATGCTGAGCCTGTTCAAGCTACGCCGCAGTGAACCCGGCTTACTCCGCAGCTACACGGCGCCGGGCTACCCGTTCATCCCCGCTATTGCCCTGTGCTGCGCCGTCGTTTGTCTGGCCGCCATGCTGTGGTTTAACCCGCAGATTGGCGCGCTATTCCTGGCGTTTATGGTCGCGGGTTATCTCTATTTTCTGACCACGCATGCCCGGAGAAACGCGCTTGCCCGCACTCCGGCTGCCGCAACCAACGAATAA
- a CDS encoding phosphotransferase enzyme family protein — protein MSAKQYDTLSNEMILRLAHQALANYPQYAGATVRLLCRSENATLQVTHAGSRFALRIHRGDYHDRQDIESELLWLDALREAGIAVPQAIRDGRGERIQRLPLADGGQRYSVLFHWIDGEMPTTGIDPAAFRQLGNITARLHQHSRSWQKPAGFRRIIWDHQSMVSAASHWGDWRDAPGLDPREHQPIEEAIRHVGRQMAEFGQSPQHYGLIHADLRLTNLLLHHGETRVIDFDDCGMGWYLHDLAAAISFVEHHASAPQWIENWLRGYEQVAHISDRELAIVPAMLIQRRIQLTAWVASHRETEMAQSLGAAWSSHTVRLCQRYLAGAALPVGV, from the coding sequence ATGAGCGCGAAACAGTACGACACCCTGAGTAACGAGATGATCCTCCGGCTGGCCCATCAGGCGCTGGCCAATTATCCGCAATACGCGGGTGCCACGGTCCGGCTGCTGTGCCGTTCGGAAAATGCCACCCTGCAGGTGACCCATGCCGGCAGCCGGTTTGCGCTGCGCATTCATCGCGGCGATTATCACGATCGCCAGGATATTGAAAGCGAGCTGCTCTGGCTGGACGCCCTGCGCGAGGCCGGTATTGCGGTGCCGCAAGCGATCAGAGATGGCCGGGGAGAGCGGATTCAGCGGTTACCCCTGGCCGACGGCGGCCAGCGCTACAGCGTATTGTTTCACTGGATCGACGGGGAAATGCCGACGACCGGCATCGATCCGGCGGCCTTCCGTCAGTTGGGAAATATCACCGCGCGGCTACACCAGCACAGCCGCAGCTGGCAAAAGCCTGCGGGTTTTCGCCGCATTATCTGGGATCACCAGAGCATGGTATCGGCGGCCAGCCACTGGGGAGATTGGCGGGATGCGCCCGGCCTCGATCCACGGGAACATCAGCCGATCGAGGAGGCGATCCGGCACGTGGGCCGGCAGATGGCGGAGTTTGGTCAGTCGCCGCAGCACTATGGCCTGATTCATGCGGATCTGCGCTTAACCAATCTGCTGTTACATCATGGGGAAACCCGGGTGATTGATTTTGATGACTGCGGTATGGGCTGGTATCTGCATGATTTGGCTGCGGCCATCAGTTTTGTGGAGCACCATGCCAGCGCGCCGCAGTGGATCGAAAACTGGTTACGCGGATATGAGCAGGTTGCGCATATCAGCGATCGGGAACTGGCGATCGTTCCGGCGATGTTGATCCAGCGGCGTATCCAACTTACCGCATGGGTTGCCTCACACCGGGAAACGGAAATGGCGCAAAGCCTGGGAGCTGCCTGGAGCAGCCATACCGTGCGTTTGTGTCAACGCTATCTGGCCGGCGCGGCGTTACCGGTCGGCGTATGA
- a CDS encoding nucleoid-associated protein, protein MNISKLSIDKIIIHQVHQRDEEGLKVEPTRGSSFIKFDEEALQGFKSRVIDALGDGSKAVKMKIIEHGEGYVPFIATNLFGKEGDEYIDETYNIAKKLADAQTRRAIPGGIVVIFTGDYGVNKRKFIGIIKADIYSAYEKIIDSNTGNISLKFVEEILLTPSTKLYKTAGFFQSTNITEKDDLNKSWDIMISDYQISKADGKAAAQYFYQHFLGCGYPETSARTTKNFYEKTSDFLNELDISSEKRNDLKNALVTYLKHEKSDVISAREYADRFFDDEVKDIYLEYASECGIPQTSFTRDNEHIESKLKTRKLNFSKNIKITAPAEVFKNHVVIESATGDLDKDGKPAEWTTILIKDKIILQE, encoded by the coding sequence ATGAATATTAGTAAGTTGAGCATCGATAAAATAATTATACATCAAGTTCACCAGCGAGATGAAGAAGGTTTAAAAGTTGAGCCTACACGTGGTTCGTCTTTTATTAAGTTTGATGAAGAGGCCTTGCAGGGCTTTAAATCTCGGGTAATAGACGCTCTAGGTGATGGATCAAAAGCCGTCAAGATGAAAATCATAGAACACGGCGAAGGATATGTGCCTTTTATAGCAACCAATTTATTTGGTAAAGAAGGTGATGAATACATCGATGAAACTTATAATATTGCAAAAAAGTTAGCTGATGCCCAAACAAGAAGAGCCATACCCGGAGGCATTGTTGTTATATTTACAGGTGACTATGGTGTAAATAAAAGAAAATTCATCGGAATAATTAAAGCTGACATATATAGTGCCTACGAGAAAATTATTGATTCAAATACTGGTAATATTTCTTTAAAATTTGTTGAGGAGATACTTCTTACGCCTTCAACAAAACTCTATAAGACAGCAGGCTTTTTTCAATCAACTAATATTACTGAAAAAGATGATTTGAACAAATCATGGGATATTATGATCTCTGATTATCAAATAAGCAAAGCTGATGGTAAAGCTGCGGCTCAGTATTTTTATCAACATTTTTTAGGCTGTGGATATCCTGAAACAAGTGCACGCACAACAAAAAATTTCTATGAGAAAACCAGTGATTTTCTAAATGAACTTGATATAAGTTCAGAAAAAAGAAATGACTTGAAAAATGCCTTGGTTACTTATTTAAAGCATGAAAAATCTGATGTTATTTCAGCAAGAGAATATGCAGATAGATTTTTCGACGATGAGGTTAAAGACATTTATCTTGAATATGCAAGCGAATGTGGAATTCCGCAGACATCATTTACAAGGGATAATGAACATATCGAAAGTAAATTAAAAACAAGAAAGCTAAATTTTAGCAAAAACATAAAAATCACGGCTCCAGCAGAAGTTTTTAAGAATCATGTAGTTATTGAATCTGCCACGGGTGATCTAGATAAGGATGGAAAACCTGCAGAATGGACAACTATTCTTATTAAAGATAAAATAATACTTCAAGAATAA
- a CDS encoding aspartate aminotransferase family protein, which translates to MTVQSTIMDTNSFRAEHSDSLAPEIRRLTDKRSKILGESYRLFYRNPVHLVRGQGQYLWDKQGNKYLDVYNNVASIGHCHPAVIDAVHQQMMQLNTHTRYLHEHILDYSESLLATLPAEINRAMYMCTGSEANDLAIRIAHAWSGGTGIIVSREAYHGTSSLTSGVSPALGSGQPLAAATRLVAAPDFYRNQNADPGAWFAAEIQKQIDDMAAHGIKFAGFLADSIFSSDGVLPGPRGFLQPAIDVVHKNGGIFIADEVQPGFARTGEAFWGFARHDVVPDVVTTGKPMGNGFPVSGLMAKAEVLASFSDALPYFNTFGGNPVAMAAAQAVLNVIQQEELQAHSLHTGQRLLAALRTLQDKHECVGDVRGAGLFIGFELVTDRESKQPDKALALNLIEALREEFVLTSVAGPYGNVLKLRPPLCFQEADIDWLVSALDRCLTRLRG; encoded by the coding sequence ATGACCGTACAATCCACCATCATGGACACCAACAGCTTTCGTGCCGAGCATTCCGACAGTCTGGCCCCGGAGATCCGCCGCTTAACCGATAAACGCAGCAAAATCCTCGGCGAGTCCTACCGGCTGTTTTACCGTAATCCGGTGCATCTGGTGCGCGGCCAAGGCCAGTATCTGTGGGATAAACAGGGGAATAAATACCTGGATGTTTACAACAACGTCGCCAGTATCGGCCACTGCCATCCGGCGGTGATCGACGCCGTTCACCAGCAGATGATGCAATTAAATACCCATACCCGCTATCTGCATGAACATATTCTTGATTACAGCGAGTCGCTGCTTGCCACCCTGCCCGCAGAAATCAACCGGGCGATGTATATGTGCACCGGCTCGGAGGCCAATGACCTGGCGATTCGCATTGCCCACGCCTGGAGCGGCGGCACCGGGATTATTGTCTCCCGCGAGGCCTACCACGGCACCAGTTCGCTCACCTCCGGCGTATCACCGGCGCTGGGCAGCGGCCAGCCTCTGGCCGCCGCAACCCGCTTAGTGGCCGCGCCGGATTTTTACCGCAACCAGAACGCCGACCCCGGAGCCTGGTTTGCGGCGGAGATACAAAAGCAGATTGATGATATGGCGGCCCACGGCATTAAGTTTGCCGGCTTCCTGGCCGACTCGATTTTCTCTTCCGACGGCGTATTGCCCGGCCCGCGCGGCTTTCTGCAGCCGGCGATCGACGTGGTCCATAAAAACGGCGGGATTTTTATTGCCGATGAAGTCCAGCCCGGCTTTGCCCGCACCGGCGAAGCATTCTGGGGATTTGCCCGCCACGATGTGGTGCCGGATGTCGTGACCACCGGCAAGCCAATGGGCAACGGTTTCCCGGTCTCGGGACTGATGGCTAAGGCGGAGGTGCTGGCGTCGTTCAGCGATGCGCTTCCCTATTTTAATACCTTTGGCGGCAACCCCGTTGCCATGGCGGCGGCTCAGGCGGTATTGAACGTGATTCAGCAGGAAGAGCTGCAGGCCCACAGCCTGCATACCGGCCAGCGGCTGCTGGCGGCGCTGCGCACCTTGCAGGATAAGCATGAATGCGTCGGCGACGTGCGCGGCGCAGGGCTGTTTATTGGCTTCGAGCTGGTCACCGATCGGGAAAGTAAGCAGCCGGATAAAGCTTTGGCGCTGAATCTGATCGAAGCGCTGCGCGAGGAGTTTGTGCTGACCTCCGTCGCCGGGCCTTACGGCAACGTCCTTAAGCTGCGCCCGCCGTTATGCTTCCAAGAGGCAGATATCGACTGGCTGGTGAGCGCGCTTGACCGCTGCCTGACCCGCTTACGTGGGTAA
- a CDS encoding GTP pyrophosphokinase, with product MNESEFLQRWNQEEPMYRAWGDFVVSSICTELVDNKCRNLKSFLKQPTTPRVKEKESLIDKAFHRREKSYEDPYKEIEDKVGVRFVVLLTSDIDDVCDVIKRSDKWIYKTSRHYDEERLNTPLIFTYQSVHFIVTAKRSFDHNGVFIEEGIPCEIQVRTLLQHAYAELTHDAIYKAKTIVEPDIHRTVARSMALIETTDDFFCSVAKALNNSPDAYTGAQKTLDQLYMTLIKEKPNNQKSAILILDTFKKVLDDDIIRNLYKFVEDMPELESLIRDGKTKSSFYEQSITILVYWLIKRRKNILQKEWPLEWKIIQEMASDIGVSLERQA from the coding sequence ATGAATGAATCAGAGTTTTTGCAACGCTGGAACCAAGAGGAGCCTATGTATAGAGCATGGGGGGATTTTGTCGTTTCCAGCATATGTACGGAACTCGTAGATAACAAATGTCGCAATCTTAAAAGCTTTTTGAAACAGCCAACAACTCCAAGAGTTAAAGAAAAAGAATCTCTAATCGATAAAGCCTTTCATAGACGTGAAAAGTCATATGAAGACCCTTATAAGGAAATTGAGGATAAAGTTGGTGTTAGATTTGTTGTATTGCTTACATCAGATATAGATGATGTATGCGATGTAATAAAAAGAAGTGATAAATGGATTTATAAGACATCAAGGCATTACGACGAAGAACGGCTAAATACGCCGTTAATCTTTACATATCAATCTGTCCATTTTATCGTGACAGCAAAACGATCATTTGATCATAATGGAGTATTCATTGAGGAAGGCATTCCTTGTGAAATACAGGTGAGAACTCTATTGCAGCATGCTTATGCAGAATTGACGCATGACGCTATTTATAAAGCTAAAACTATCGTTGAACCTGATATACATAGAACGGTAGCAAGAAGTATGGCATTAATTGAAACAACTGATGATTTTTTTTGTTCGGTTGCTAAAGCCCTAAATAATTCACCTGATGCCTATACAGGAGCCCAGAAAACTCTCGATCAACTTTACATGACCTTGATAAAAGAAAAGCCTAACAATCAGAAATCAGCTATATTAATATTGGATACATTCAAAAAAGTCCTTGACGATGACATTATAAGAAATTTATATAAATTTGTTGAAGATATGCCAGAGCTGGAATCATTGATCCGTGATGGTAAAACTAAAAGCAGTTTCTATGAACAGAGTATTACCATTTTAGTATATTGGCTGATTAAAAGACGTAAAAATATTTTACAGAAGGAATGGCCGTTAGAATGGAAAATCATACAAGAAATGGCTTCAGATATTGGTGTTTCTCTTGAAAGGCAAGCGTGA
- a CDS encoding putative T6SS immunity periplasmic lipoprotein, translated as MKKLLVVSTCSIFLTGCMHLNDPRPKHFRASVTTVANQVCMMVQPQGDEKLISLTINEVGNDKNPLSKVYYDDAMTIPADACVPTFGYPFKAGKAYAFSVILESQAKRKRGIQPAARIYGVSFSLWENNGKLEANVLQ; from the coding sequence ATGAAAAAATTACTGGTTGTTAGCACATGCAGCATCTTCCTGACCGGTTGTATGCACCTGAACGATCCCAGACCAAAACATTTCCGGGCATCTGTCACCACCGTTGCTAATCAGGTTTGCATGATGGTGCAGCCGCAAGGGGATGAAAAGCTGATTAGCCTAACGATTAATGAGGTCGGCAATGATAAAAACCCGCTCAGCAAGGTTTACTATGACGATGCGATGACCATCCCGGCTGATGCGTGCGTGCCCACTTTTGGTTACCCGTTTAAGGCTGGGAAAGCCTATGCTTTCTCGGTGATTCTTGAGTCGCAGGCGAAAAGAAAACGGGGCATTCAGCCCGCTGCGCGCATCTACGGCGTCAGCTTTAGCCTGTGGGAAAACAACGGCAAGCTGGAGGCAAATGTGCTGCAATAG